In the genome of Candidatus Zixiibacteriota bacterium, the window ACGGTCAGTTCCGGAGCCACTCCGCGACGTTGCCTTCCATGACGACGTCCAAAATTTCCTGGCAGTCGTGGATCGCCTGCTCGACGAGCTTCTCGTCGTCCTTCACGTGCGGAATCGCCCGACTGACGGCGTTCTGGATCGCCTGAATAAATTCCTTGAGCTGCTGATCCAGTGCTTCGGTGTTGGGTGCCGGTTGCATGACAAGCTCCCTGTTACAGGTAGAGCCGGCCCTTGTAGGGATCGGGGATGGTCAGGCCCATCTGCCGCAGCAGGGCGTCGACCTCGTCCTTGTACTGCTGGCGCGCCACGGCGTTGGGGCGCCGCTTCAATCCCCAGTAGATGTAGCGCTCGGACCGCTTGGATTCGGACTTACCGAACATGTCCAGCCCCTTCACGTACCAGTAATCCACCGCTTTCTGGATACGTTCCTTGTGCTCGCCGCCCTTGGCCGCATACTCCGCCGTCTTGTTCGTTCCAAAGTCGATGTGCCCTTCTTCCTCCCGGATGATTTGCGGATCCTCGACGAGGCGGGCGAGCGGCTGGTAGCTGGCGCCGATGAATTCCTCGAGCTGGTAGCGGCCCACCCGGTCGATCAGAAAGCCGAAGACGGCGTAATCCTCCCACGTCGTGATCGTGCCGCGGAACGCTTCGACGTAGCGTTTCTCGTTCGGCCAGCTGAGCACGTAAGAGACGTCGACCCCGACGTCGCCGGCCAGCTTCGCCATCTTTCTGAAGTGGTCCATCTCCTCGGCCGCGGTGCGGGCGACGATCAGCTGATCGAGCCGGCTCGGGGCGTTCGGCAGAATGTGCTTGACGTACAGGTTGGGACCGCCGATCTCGCAATCGGCCTGAATCGCCAGGACCCTGCGCAGCAGGTCCTGATACTCCGGGTCCTGTTTTTCGAAATCCTCGAGCTCTACCTTGTCCGTGAACATCCGGCCTCCTCGCGCAAGTTGCGTTGAATATCGCTTAAGCCATCAAAACTCTTAACAAAAGGACCTCGACAAATCAACCGTAGCGGCGCCGCTAGAACCTGATCACCGCCGCGCCCCAGGCAAAGCCGGCTCCGAACGCGTTGAGCAGCACGATGTCCCCCTCCCGGATCCGCCCCTGTCGCCTCGCCTCGTCGAGCGCAACGGGAATCGAGGCCGCCGACGTATTGCCGTACCTGTCCAGGTTGACGACGACTTTTTCCATCGGCACTCCGAGGCGCTCGGCCAGCGCGACGATGATCCGGCGGTTCGCCTGGTGCGGAACCACGAGCGAGACCTGCTCGATCGAGACGCCGGCCTCCGCGAGAGCTTCCCGGCTGACGTCCTCCATCGAGCGCACCGCGATCTTGAAGACCTCCTTGCCGTTCATCGTGATGGTGTGCTCGTTCCTGGAAACGGTCTCGGGCGCCGCCGGCTTCAACGAGCCGCCGGCGGGAACGTACAGAGTTTTGACGTAGGAGCCGTCGGTCCGGAGCTTCGTGCTCAGGATTCCGCGCGAGCCGTTCTCCGAGGCGCCGAGGACCACCGCGCCCGCGGCGTCGCCGAACAGGATACAGGTCGTACGGTCCCGCCAGTTCAGCAGCCGGCTCAACGCGTCGGAGCCCACCACCAGGACCTTGCGGACCTTTCCGATCCGGATGAACGAATCGGCGAC includes:
- a CDS encoding Phenylacetic acid catabolic protein, whose amino-acid sequence is MFTDKVELEDFEKQDPEYQDLLRRVLAIQADCEIGGPNLYVKHILPNAPSRLDQLIVARTAAEEMDHFRKMAKLAGDVGVDVSYVLSWPNEKRYVEAFRGTITTWEDYAVFGFLIDRVGRYQLEEFIGASYQPLARLVEDPQIIREEEGHIDFGTNKTAEYAAKGGEHKERIQKAVDYWYVKGLDMFGKSESKRSERYIYWGLKRRPNAVARQQYKDEVDALLRQMGLTIPDPYKGRLYL
- a CDS encoding beta-ketoacyl-ACP synthase III, with product MRDSQRRSVVLGTGSEVPSKVITNHDLEMMVDTSDHWITVRTGIKERRVLEEGKGNADMAFHAAKRALDDAGVAAEELDAIIMGTVTPDYPFPSSACVLEDMLGARNAFSFDVSAACSGFLNAISVADSFIRIGKVRKVLVVGSDALSRLLNWRDRTTCILFGDAAGAVVLGASENGSRGILSTKLRTDGSYVKTLYVPAGGSLKPAAPETVSRNEHTITMNGKEVFKIAVRSMEDVSREALAEAGVSIEQVSLVVPHQANRRIIVALAERLGVPMEKVVVNLDRYGNTSAASIPVALDEARRQGRIREGDIVLLNAFGAGFAWGAAVIRF